Proteins encoded within one genomic window of Thermogemmata fonticola:
- the speA gene encoding biosynthetic arginine decarboxylase encodes MGKILDRRATDSDTPVAWKLQDACETYGILRWGKGYFGINKFGHVTVHPNKDPQQAIDLKELVDQIRARGIQTPLLLRFTDILRHRIAEIAEAFAQSRAEYGYTGNYHCVYPIKVNQQRHVVEEILNFGKPYGFGIEAGSKPELLAVLAITNGGGDTPIICNGFKDDEFIQMVVLARKIGKNIIPVVEKFTELELLVKYMEQLDVRQPLGVRVKLAARGAGRWRSSAGYRSKFGLTITEVLEAFEYLKARGLEDCMQMTHFHMGSQVSDIRKVKEALTEAARIYVELYRLGAPLKYLDVGGGLGIDYDGSQTAFESSINYTLQEYANDVVYRIKQVCDEAGVPHPHIISESGRAMVAYHSVLIIDVLGTSSVDRSPPPETISPDAPEPLRDLFANFRELNRKNFLEHYHDAIDQMDKILTLFNLGHLSIEQRAAAEQIFWALGRKLQRIVRTLDYVPEELHGLDAMLSDTYFCNFSVFQSMPDSWAIKQLFPIMPIHRLNEAPTRRAVLGDITCDSDGKVDQFIDLRDVRSTLELHPFDPSEPYYLGVFLLGAYQEILGDLHNLFGDTNAVHVSLDEDGTPSIDHVIKGDTVTEVLNYVQYSAEKLMDRMRKDVERAVRQGRITPAESRQILKFYEAGLEGYTYLEEPSA; translated from the coding sequence ATGGGCAAGATCCTCGACCGCCGTGCCACTGATTCGGACACGCCCGTCGCCTGGAAACTGCAAGACGCTTGCGAAACCTACGGCATCTTGCGCTGGGGGAAAGGATACTTCGGCATAAACAAATTCGGACACGTCACCGTTCATCCCAACAAGGACCCCCAGCAGGCAATTGACCTGAAGGAACTGGTCGACCAGATCCGTGCCCGCGGGATTCAAACGCCGCTGTTACTCCGCTTTACGGACATTCTCCGCCACCGTATCGCCGAGATTGCCGAAGCCTTCGCGCAGTCCCGCGCGGAGTACGGTTACACCGGCAATTATCACTGCGTCTACCCCATCAAGGTCAACCAACAGCGCCACGTGGTGGAGGAAATCCTGAATTTCGGCAAGCCGTATGGCTTCGGCATCGAAGCGGGAAGCAAGCCCGAACTGCTCGCCGTGCTGGCCATCACCAATGGCGGCGGAGACACCCCCATCATCTGCAACGGTTTCAAGGACGACGAATTCATCCAGATGGTGGTTCTGGCTCGCAAAATCGGCAAAAACATCATCCCCGTCGTCGAAAAATTCACAGAGCTGGAATTGCTGGTCAAATACATGGAGCAACTCGACGTCCGCCAGCCTTTGGGAGTCCGTGTCAAATTGGCGGCGCGGGGTGCTGGCCGGTGGCGTTCCAGTGCGGGTTATCGCTCCAAGTTCGGCCTGACCATCACGGAAGTCCTGGAAGCCTTCGAGTATCTGAAAGCCCGCGGCCTGGAAGATTGCATGCAGATGACCCACTTCCATATGGGTTCGCAGGTCTCAGACATCCGCAAAGTCAAGGAAGCTCTGACCGAAGCTGCCCGAATCTACGTCGAACTGTACCGCCTCGGAGCACCGCTGAAATACCTGGATGTCGGCGGGGGACTAGGCATCGACTACGACGGCTCGCAAACGGCCTTCGAGTCAAGCATCAACTATACCCTGCAAGAATACGCCAACGACGTCGTGTACCGGATCAAGCAGGTTTGCGATGAGGCGGGCGTTCCCCATCCGCATATCATCTCGGAAAGCGGCCGGGCTATGGTCGCTTACCACTCCGTGCTGATCATTGACGTGCTGGGAACCTCCAGTGTGGATCGTTCTCCCCCGCCGGAAACGATTTCCCCTGACGCACCAGAACCCTTGCGGGACCTCTTCGCCAACTTCCGAGAATTGAACCGGAAAAACTTCCTGGAACACTACCATGACGCCATCGACCAGATGGACAAAATCCTAACCCTCTTCAATCTCGGTCATCTGTCCATCGAACAACGAGCTGCTGCAGAACAAATCTTCTGGGCCTTGGGACGGAAACTGCAACGGATTGTCCGTACCCTGGATTATGTGCCTGAGGAATTGCACGGCTTGGATGCCATGCTCTCAGACACCTACTTCTGCAACTTTTCTGTCTTCCAGAGCATGCCGGACTCCTGGGCGATCAAACAACTGTTCCCCATCATGCCCATTCATCGCCTCAACGAAGCCCCGACCCGCCGGGCTGTCCTTGGCGATATTACCTGCGATTCCGATGGCAAAGTGGATCAGTTCATCGACCTGCGAGATGTCCGTTCCACCCTCGAGTTGCATCCTTTCGATCCCAGTGAGCCGTACTACTTGGGCGTTTTCCTCTTGGGAGCCTATCAGGAAATCCTCGGCGACCTCCACAATCTCTTCGGCGATACCAACGCGGTCCACGTTTCCCTCGATGAAGATGGAACACCCTCGATTGATCACGTCATCAAAGGAGACACCGTTACGGAAGTGCTGAACTACGTGCAATATAGCGCGGAAAAACTCATGGACCGCATGCGCAAAGATGTCGAACGCGCTGTCCGCCAGGGACGGATCACACCGGCCGAAAGTCGTCAAATTCTGAAGTTTTACGAAGCCGGTCTGGAAGGTTATACCTACTTGGAAGAACCCAGCGCCTGA
- the bamA gene encoding outer membrane protein assembly factor BamA produces the protein MPQQRRKECCPSSFWTGVFGRLLSHFPALAFLGFVAALMLIHPARAEENLQGKIIADVIPVGNRIRTAEQIRSKMLTRPGSRYDDQTLQEDVRRLHATKWFVPGGVQILAHLDPDGRVTLLVHVQELSQTVEEVHYLGAQHLRLSELQQLTGIRKGEPMNPLANELGRQAIQRRYQEDGRYFATVELVEGSRPTDRRVVYRIVEGPVVKVAGIELRGVEQASQARIRTLLVTQKRLLGFLGGKFNPMTLEIDRQKIIDYYHGLGYLDVQVTPEVVPLPDPGLVRVVYHVREGRPYHVAARVISGAKSFPPERLEALTELKPGERYDLRVVQADAQRIKDYYGMRGYPVAVEPRLYEVAGQPGAVQVQYEVINDRGEPDRVGRIIIEGNEVTKRRVILNELPFRPGQILPYDRLDEARMRLARLGIFDPEDPPTVEVLPNEWDSVFKDIRIRVKETRTGQFMIGGAVNSDMGLTGTIVINERNFSLTRWPTSWDDIRSGRAFRGDGQELRIEAAPGTQFQRYAITFREPYLFDTPFGLTTSGYFFTRAFAEYIEDRYGGRFTIDRRLDPIWRASFMTRVEGIDIGHVPWFAPKEIAEDRGNHFLLGLRAGLTRDTRDSYIYPTRGGVFDIGFEQVLGSNAFPIGTAEWTQFFSSRYLAREDGSGRHVLGLRSMLAVTTGNAPVYERFYGGGIRSMRGFTFRGMGPFENNLAIGGTFLWINTVEYQIPLLANDKLHWAIFVDHGTVERNVSIRNYRVSVGTGLRISVPALGPLPLAFDFAFPVVRGPDDHRQIFNFSVGVFGGP, from the coding sequence ATGCCGCAACAACGCCGAAAGGAATGCTGTCCGTCCAGCTTCTGGACAGGCGTTTTCGGCAGGCTGCTGAGCCATTTTCCAGCACTCGCTTTCCTGGGTTTTGTTGCGGCGCTGATGCTCATTCATCCAGCAAGGGCTGAAGAAAATCTCCAAGGAAAGATCATTGCCGATGTCATTCCCGTCGGTAACAGGATACGCACGGCGGAGCAAATCCGGAGCAAGATGCTCACCCGTCCCGGCAGTCGCTACGATGATCAAACACTGCAGGAGGATGTCCGCCGATTGCACGCCACGAAGTGGTTCGTACCCGGCGGTGTGCAGATTCTGGCTCACCTGGACCCCGATGGCCGAGTCACCCTGCTCGTTCATGTCCAAGAACTTAGCCAAACCGTGGAAGAGGTCCACTATCTAGGTGCCCAACATTTGCGGCTATCAGAGCTGCAGCAACTGACCGGCATTCGCAAAGGCGAACCCATGAACCCGCTGGCGAATGAGCTGGGGCGTCAAGCTATTCAGCGCCGCTATCAGGAGGACGGGCGCTATTTTGCCACCGTCGAATTGGTGGAGGGTAGCCGCCCCACGGATCGGCGGGTCGTCTACCGGATTGTCGAAGGGCCAGTGGTCAAGGTGGCGGGAATCGAGCTGCGCGGCGTCGAGCAGGCCAGCCAGGCCCGGATCCGAACCCTTCTGGTCACGCAGAAACGCCTGCTCGGCTTTCTAGGGGGGAAATTCAACCCGATGACCTTGGAAATTGACCGCCAGAAGATCATCGACTACTATCATGGCCTAGGTTACCTCGATGTCCAGGTCACTCCCGAGGTAGTTCCCCTACCCGACCCCGGCTTGGTTCGTGTTGTCTATCACGTGCGGGAAGGCCGGCCCTATCACGTGGCCGCTAGGGTGATTAGTGGTGCCAAGTCTTTTCCCCCAGAACGACTCGAAGCCCTCACCGAATTGAAGCCGGGGGAGCGCTATGATCTACGTGTCGTCCAAGCCGACGCCCAGAGGATCAAAGATTACTACGGCATGCGGGGATATCCCGTGGCGGTGGAGCCGCGACTCTACGAAGTCGCTGGGCAACCTGGCGCGGTACAGGTCCAATACGAAGTGATTAATGATCGAGGAGAACCGGACCGCGTAGGTCGGATCATCATCGAAGGGAACGAAGTGACGAAGCGGCGGGTCATCCTCAATGAACTGCCCTTCCGCCCCGGCCAGATTCTCCCCTACGACCGCCTTGATGAAGCCCGGATGAGACTGGCCCGGTTAGGCATTTTCGACCCGGAGGACCCGCCGACCGTGGAAGTCCTACCCAATGAATGGGATAGCGTCTTTAAAGACATCCGCATCCGGGTCAAGGAAACGCGAACCGGTCAGTTCATGATCGGGGGTGCTGTCAATTCAGACATGGGTCTGACCGGCACCATTGTCATCAACGAGCGGAACTTCAGTCTGACCCGCTGGCCCACAAGCTGGGATGATATTCGCAGCGGCCGGGCATTTCGCGGCGACGGCCAGGAACTGCGCATCGAAGCTGCACCGGGAACGCAATTCCAGCGTTACGCCATCACCTTCCGGGAACCGTATCTCTTTGACACCCCCTTCGGATTGACCACATCGGGCTATTTCTTCACTCGTGCTTTTGCCGAATACATTGAGGATCGCTACGGCGGACGCTTCACCATTGATCGGCGTCTCGATCCGATCTGGCGGGCCAGCTTCATGACACGCGTGGAGGGAATCGACATCGGCCACGTTCCCTGGTTTGCTCCCAAGGAGATCGCCGAGGACCGCGGCAACCACTTTCTGCTCGGCCTGCGAGCTGGCTTGACCCGCGACACCCGCGACTCCTACATCTATCCCACCCGTGGCGGGGTCTTCGACATCGGTTTCGAGCAGGTCCTCGGATCGAACGCCTTCCCCATTGGCACAGCCGAGTGGACCCAGTTCTTCTCCTCTCGCTACCTGGCGCGCGAGGACGGCAGTGGGCGGCATGTCCTCGGCCTGCGCTCCATGCTAGCAGTCACCACGGGCAATGCCCCAGTCTACGAACGGTTTTATGGAGGCGGTATTCGCAGCATGCGCGGCTTTACCTTCCGCGGCATGGGACCGTTTGAAAATAATCTGGCCATTGGCGGCACTTTCCTGTGGATCAATACGGTCGAATATCAAATCCCCTTGCTGGCCAATGACAAGCTCCACTGGGCCATCTTTGTCGATCACGGCACCGTCGAACGGAATGTATCGATCCGGAATTATCGCGTCAGTGTCGGTACCGGTTTGCGCATCAGTGTTCCCGCTCTGGGTCCGCTGCCTTTGGCCTTTGACTTCGCCTTTCCGGTGGTTCGCGGACCGGATGACCATCGTCAGATTTTCAACTTCTCAGTGGGGGTCTTTGGAGGTCCATGA
- a CDS encoding NHL repeat-containing protein produces MKVAFRMGFLGWAIAWLGGIVTIQGDEVVLVAGGGTGGDGSAAREAKLIQPFGVDFLGSTLYFVEMLGGDRLRAITEDGKVVTLAGTVGQKGNAGDGGDPLSARFNGLHALAVGPDGRIYLADTFNHRVRVYDPQRKTLTAFAGTGEAGYSGDGGPAAQATFRGIHHLAFDPQGKYLYLTDLGNRRIRRVELKSGVVTTVAGNGEKGVPQDGQRATEQPLVDPRAAVVDAQGRIWILERSGHALRVVDSDGTIRTVAGTGKAGQGIGPAREAALNGPKHLCLDRDGTVLIADTENHRIVRYDPKSQTLTVVAGTGKRGNRLVHDNPRQTELAQPHGVHVHPATGDIYIADSSNHRILKIVRR; encoded by the coding sequence ATGAAGGTGGCATTTCGCATGGGTTTTCTAGGGTGGGCCATAGCGTGGCTCGGAGGAATAGTTACGATCCAAGGTGACGAGGTGGTCCTGGTGGCCGGTGGCGGCACGGGGGGCGACGGGAGTGCGGCACGAGAAGCTAAACTGATCCAGCCTTTTGGTGTCGATTTTCTTGGTTCCACCCTTTACTTCGTCGAGATGCTCGGCGGGGATCGGCTGCGTGCGATTACGGAGGACGGCAAGGTGGTTACGCTGGCCGGGACAGTGGGCCAGAAAGGGAATGCTGGCGACGGCGGAGACCCTTTATCGGCTCGGTTCAACGGCTTGCACGCCTTGGCCGTGGGACCGGATGGCCGAATCTACCTGGCGGATACCTTCAATCATCGGGTCAGAGTGTATGATCCGCAGCGTAAGACTCTAACCGCGTTTGCGGGGACGGGCGAGGCTGGCTACTCCGGTGACGGCGGTCCGGCAGCCCAAGCGACCTTCCGGGGTATTCATCACCTGGCTTTTGATCCCCAAGGGAAGTATTTGTACCTGACCGATCTGGGCAATCGGCGCATCCGACGGGTGGAGCTGAAGAGCGGGGTGGTGACGACCGTAGCAGGCAATGGGGAAAAAGGCGTGCCACAAGATGGCCAGCGAGCTACTGAACAACCGCTAGTCGATCCGCGGGCTGCGGTAGTCGATGCTCAAGGGCGGATCTGGATTCTGGAACGCAGCGGTCATGCCTTGCGAGTGGTGGACAGCGACGGCACCATCCGCACTGTGGCCGGCACTGGCAAGGCCGGACAGGGGATAGGTCCAGCACGCGAGGCCGCCCTCAACGGCCCGAAACACCTCTGCCTGGATCGCGACGGTACCGTCCTCATTGCCGATACCGAAAATCACCGCATCGTCCGGTACGATCCCAAGTCCCAGACGCTAACAGTGGTTGCGGGAACAGGCAAGCGCGGAAACCGCCTGGTCCACGATAACCCGCGGCAGACAGAACTGGCCCAACCGCACGGCGTCCACGTCCACCCCGCTACCGGCGATATTTACATCGCCGATTCCAGCAATCACCGCATCCTCAAGATCGTTCGCCGCTAG
- the acnA gene encoding aconitate hydratase AcnA, whose protein sequence is MPNSFQTQTTLSVGSRQYTIHSLPLLEKVFPRIRRLPFSLKILLENLLRNENGLAVRAEDIEALANWEASAEPTREISFMPARVLMQDFTGVPCVVDLAAMRDAMRALGGDPSRINPLVPVELVIDHSVQVDKFGTADAFRQNVELEYERNRERYLFLRWGQQAFRNFAVVPPGTGICHQVNLEFLARGVFVDPQGQAYFDTLVGTDSHTTMINGLGVLGWGVGGIEAEAAMLGQPVAMLIPQVVGFRLSGRLPEGATATDLVLTVTQMLRKKGVVGKFVEFFGPGVSQLSLADRATIANMAPEYGATCGLFPIDAETLRYLRQTGRPAETVALVEAYARAQGVFHDASSPPADYSDVLELDLATVEPSLAGPSRPQDRVRLREVPQSFREALPKLTASSGGKSDPKALSVLWNESGDPTASDTVNGPAPARTQPVGEAVHQIRHGSVVIAAITSCTNTSNPSVMLGAGLLAQKAVARGLKVPPWVKTSLAPGSQVVTEYLRAAGVLPALEQLRFHLVGYGCTTCIGNSGPLPEEVSREINDRRLVVAAVLSGNRNFEGRVHPEVRANYLASPPLVVAYALAGRIDIDWEREPVGTDSQGQPVYLKDLWPSHEEIQAAIDRCVREESFRRIYASVYEGDEHWRSLQVSGGELYLWDASSTYIAKPPYFEGMQLTPPPLADIHGARVLALLGDSITTDHISPAGSIKKDSPAGQYLIRRGVEPKDFNSYGARRGHHEVMMRGTFANIRLKNLLVPGVEGGVTRHFPDGTVQSIYDAAMTYQKEGVPLIVIAGKEYGSGSSRDWAAKGTALLGVRAVIAESFERIHRSNLVGMGVVPLQFLPGQSAASLGITGEETFDIAGLVAGAEHNFSGEHRQLRVTARKPEGQQITFSVLCRIDTPQEVLYYRHGGILPYVLRQLLAGQ, encoded by the coding sequence ATGCCCAACAGCTTTCAGACGCAAACCACTCTGAGTGTGGGGTCCCGGCAATACACCATCCACAGTTTGCCATTACTGGAAAAGGTGTTTCCCCGCATCCGGCGGTTGCCCTTTTCCCTGAAGATTCTGTTGGAGAATCTGCTGCGCAATGAGAACGGCCTAGCCGTTCGGGCCGAGGATATTGAGGCGCTGGCCAATTGGGAAGCGTCCGCGGAGCCGACCCGCGAGATCAGCTTCATGCCGGCGCGGGTCCTGATGCAGGACTTCACGGGTGTGCCCTGCGTGGTCGATCTGGCCGCTATGCGCGACGCTATGCGAGCATTGGGCGGCGACCCCTCTCGCATCAATCCCCTCGTCCCGGTGGAATTGGTCATCGATCACTCCGTGCAAGTGGACAAGTTCGGGACGGCCGATGCCTTCCGACAAAATGTCGAGCTGGAATACGAGCGGAATCGGGAGCGGTATTTGTTCCTCCGTTGGGGCCAACAGGCATTCCGCAATTTTGCGGTGGTCCCTCCGGGAACCGGCATCTGCCATCAGGTGAATCTGGAGTTTCTGGCTCGCGGCGTGTTCGTGGACCCTCAAGGCCAGGCCTACTTCGACACGCTGGTGGGAACCGACAGCCATACGACCATGATCAACGGTCTGGGCGTGCTGGGCTGGGGCGTTGGGGGAATCGAAGCGGAAGCGGCAATGCTCGGCCAGCCGGTCGCCATGCTGATCCCGCAAGTGGTGGGCTTCCGGCTATCGGGCCGCTTGCCGGAAGGAGCGACAGCGACGGATCTAGTCCTGACCGTCACCCAGATGCTGCGGAAGAAAGGGGTGGTGGGCAAGTTCGTGGAGTTTTTCGGTCCCGGCGTGTCGCAGCTATCCCTGGCCGATCGGGCCACCATTGCCAACATGGCTCCTGAGTATGGAGCAACGTGCGGCCTATTTCCCATCGATGCGGAAACCTTGCGTTACTTGCGGCAGACCGGCCGCCCCGCGGAAACGGTGGCGCTGGTCGAAGCCTACGCTCGTGCCCAGGGTGTCTTCCATGATGCCTCCAGCCCGCCCGCTGATTACAGCGACGTGCTGGAGCTGGACCTGGCCACTGTTGAGCCTTCCCTGGCTGGGCCGAGCCGGCCCCAGGATCGGGTGCGTTTGCGGGAGGTACCTCAATCGTTCCGGGAAGCTCTGCCGAAGCTGACGGCCAGCAGTGGTGGGAAAAGCGATCCCAAGGCCTTGAGCGTGCTATGGAATGAGAGCGGAGACCCCACGGCCTCGGATACCGTCAACGGCCCCGCTCCTGCTCGCACCCAACCCGTGGGCGAAGCAGTGCACCAGATTCGCCACGGCTCGGTTGTCATTGCCGCGATCACCAGTTGCACGAACACTTCCAACCCGTCGGTCATGCTCGGCGCCGGCCTGCTCGCCCAAAAGGCGGTCGCACGGGGTCTGAAAGTTCCGCCGTGGGTGAAGACCAGTTTGGCTCCCGGCTCGCAGGTGGTGACGGAGTATCTGCGTGCCGCCGGCGTCTTGCCCGCTTTGGAGCAGTTGCGCTTCCATCTGGTGGGCTATGGCTGCACTACTTGTATCGGTAACAGCGGTCCGCTGCCAGAGGAAGTTTCGCGTGAAATCAACGATCGTCGGCTGGTAGTTGCCGCTGTCCTGTCCGGCAATCGGAACTTTGAAGGCCGGGTGCATCCCGAAGTGCGGGCCAATTATTTGGCTTCTCCACCGCTCGTCGTTGCTTACGCCCTAGCCGGACGCATCGACATCGACTGGGAGCGCGAACCCGTGGGTACCGATTCCCAAGGCCAACCGGTATATCTCAAGGACCTCTGGCCCAGCCATGAGGAAATCCAAGCAGCCATCGACCGCTGCGTGCGGGAAGAGTCCTTCCGGCGTATCTACGCTTCCGTTTACGAGGGGGATGAACATTGGCGGAGCTTGCAAGTGTCCGGCGGGGAATTGTATCTGTGGGATGCATCCTCCACCTACATTGCAAAACCACCGTACTTTGAGGGGATGCAGTTGACTCCGCCGCCGCTGGCCGACATCCACGGCGCGCGGGTCCTGGCCCTGCTCGGCGACAGCATAACCACCGATCACATCAGTCCTGCCGGAAGCATCAAGAAAGATTCCCCCGCTGGGCAATACCTCATCCGCCGGGGTGTTGAACCGAAGGACTTCAATTCCTACGGCGCTCGGCGTGGCCACCACGAAGTGATGATGCGCGGCACCTTCGCCAACATCCGCCTCAAAAATCTCCTGGTCCCTGGTGTGGAAGGAGGTGTGACCCGCCATTTCCCTGACGGGACCGTCCAAAGCATCTACGACGCTGCTATGACGTACCAAAAGGAAGGGGTTCCCCTCATCGTCATCGCTGGGAAGGAGTACGGTTCCGGCTCCTCCCGCGATTGGGCCGCCAAGGGAACAGCTCTTTTGGGTGTACGCGCCGTCATCGCGGAGAGCTTTGAGCGGATTCACCGCAGCAATCTGGTGGGCATGGGGGTCGTGCCCTTGCAGTTCCTGCCGGGTCAATCCGCCGCTAGCCTGGGAATTACTGGCGAGGAAACCTTCGACATCGCGGGTTTGGTCGCAGGAGCGGAGCACAACTTCAGTGGGGAGCACCGCCAACTCCGCGTTACTGCTCGCAAACCAGAGGGACAGCAGATCACGTTTTCCGTGCTCTGTCGTATCGACACTCCCCAAGAGGTGCTCTACTACCGCCACGGCGGTATTCTGCCTTACGTCCTGCGACAATTGCTGGCGGGTCAATAA
- a CDS encoding DNA repair helicase XPB, with the protein MPRIASTGTGPQVPPTCDLANPCIVQSDRTILVEVNNPRYAAARDALAPFAELEKSPEHLHTYRITNLSLWNAAAVGLTSQQVIETLLRFTKFPLPPNLPVDISETMARYGRIRLERLSGSQSGLALRLVCDQPALLAELRRQKGLRDYLGESLDERSCQVAAAHRGVVKQALITIGYPAEDLAGYTDGADLPLALRDRTLEDRPFVVRDYQREAAAVFHAGGQARGGSGVIVLPCGAGKTIVGLAVMALLQKHTLILTTSITAVKQWKRELLDKTTLTAEQIKEYTGESKEIGPVTIATYQILTYRPDKTEEFPHFGLFEQRDWGLIIYDEVHLLPAPVFRVTAQIQARRRLGLTATLIREDGREGDVFALIGPKRYDVPWRELETQGWIASAQCTEIRVNLSNDAIRLEYAVAERRAQYRIASENPAKDEVVAALLHRHAQQQVLIIGQYLSQLRRLARRFQLPLITGSTPNSEREQLYLRFRQGQLRHLILSKVGNFAIDLPDANVLIQVSGTFGSRQEEAQRLGRILRPKSDGSTAHFYTLVTRDTCEQDFAHHRQLFLTEQGYSYEILDASELVPLCRREAG; encoded by the coding sequence ATGCCACGTATCGCATCAACCGGAACTGGGCCTCAGGTCCCCCCTACCTGTGATCTTGCCAATCCCTGCATTGTGCAGTCTGACCGGACCATTTTGGTCGAAGTGAATAATCCCCGCTACGCCGCCGCACGGGATGCCCTAGCTCCATTCGCTGAACTGGAAAAAAGCCCGGAACACCTCCACACCTATCGGATCACCAATCTCTCCCTATGGAATGCTGCCGCTGTGGGGCTAACCTCTCAGCAGGTGATTGAGACCCTGCTCCGCTTCACCAAATTTCCGCTGCCCCCCAATCTCCCGGTGGACATCAGCGAAACCATGGCCCGTTATGGGCGGATCCGGTTGGAACGGCTATCAGGTTCGCAATCCGGCCTGGCATTGCGCTTGGTATGCGACCAACCCGCTTTGTTGGCTGAATTGCGGCGGCAGAAGGGCCTACGGGACTATTTGGGCGAGAGTCTCGATGAGCGGAGTTGCCAGGTGGCCGCGGCCCACCGCGGCGTCGTCAAACAGGCCCTGATCACCATTGGTTATCCCGCCGAGGACTTAGCCGGCTATACCGATGGGGCGGACTTACCTCTGGCCTTGCGCGACCGCACCTTGGAAGACCGGCCCTTTGTGGTCCGCGACTACCAGCGCGAGGCGGCTGCTGTCTTCCATGCGGGGGGTCAGGCCCGCGGCGGCTCTGGCGTGATCGTCCTCCCCTGTGGTGCTGGTAAAACCATCGTCGGCCTGGCCGTCATGGCTTTGTTGCAAAAACACACCCTCATCCTGACGACCAGCATCACTGCTGTCAAACAGTGGAAACGGGAATTGCTCGACAAAACCACCCTGACCGCTGAACAGATCAAGGAATACACCGGCGAGAGCAAAGAGATTGGCCCTGTCACCATCGCCACCTATCAGATTCTGACCTATCGGCCGGACAAAACGGAGGAGTTTCCCCACTTTGGCCTCTTTGAGCAAAGAGACTGGGGATTGATTATTTACGACGAGGTACATCTGCTGCCTGCACCGGTGTTCCGCGTGACAGCTCAGATTCAGGCCCGGCGGCGTCTGGGGCTAACAGCCACCCTCATCCGGGAAGATGGACGGGAAGGGGACGTGTTCGCCCTCATTGGTCCCAAACGCTACGATGTACCGTGGCGCGAACTGGAAACCCAGGGATGGATCGCCTCGGCCCAATGCACGGAAATTCGGGTCAATCTCTCGAATGATGCCATCCGACTAGAGTACGCTGTGGCGGAACGGCGGGCCCAGTACCGCATCGCTAGCGAGAATCCCGCCAAGGATGAGGTGGTCGCCGCTCTGCTGCACCGACATGCTCAGCAGCAAGTACTTATCATTGGGCAATACCTCAGCCAACTCCGCCGCCTCGCCCGCCGCTTCCAACTTCCCCTCATCACGGGTTCCACCCCCAACAGCGAGCGCGAGCAACTCTATCTCCGCTTCCGCCAAGGGCAACTCCGCCATCTGATTCTTTCCAAGGTCGGCAATTTCGCCATCGACTTGCCCGATGCGAACGTCCTGATTCAGGTGTCAGGAACCTTTGGCTCGCGCCAGGAGGAAGCCCAGCGGCTGGGGCGCATCCTGCGGCCCAAAAGCGACGGCTCCACCGCCCACTTCTACACCCTTGTCACGCGGGACACCTGCGAACAGGACTTTGCCCACCACCGCCAACTGTTCCTTACGGAGCAAGGATACTCCTATGAAATCCTCGACGCTTCGGAGTTGGTCCCCCTTTGCCGACGGGAGGCGGGCTGA
- a CDS encoding cytochrome c codes for MFRKLMQSSVFALMGVVGVLATYGWAISANKAASISDVMKASFGKGGFKAKITEAVKSKNYDEAAKLAKSWVACVENLLQNKPPKGDEGAWKERAEKFLKITRDILAAAEKGDGKGINAGIGAVGKLCGDCHKNHK; via the coding sequence ATGTTCCGCAAGCTGATGCAGTCCAGTGTGTTTGCCCTGATGGGGGTGGTAGGGGTGCTGGCGACTTACGGATGGGCCATTTCGGCCAACAAGGCCGCCAGCATCAGCGATGTGATGAAGGCCAGCTTTGGCAAGGGCGGATTCAAGGCCAAGATTACTGAGGCGGTCAAGAGCAAGAACTACGATGAAGCCGCCAAGTTGGCGAAAAGCTGGGTGGCGTGTGTGGAGAATCTCCTCCAGAACAAGCCTCCCAAGGGAGACGAGGGGGCCTGGAAAGAGCGAGCGGAAAAATTCCTCAAGATCACACGTGACATTTTGGCAGCGGCTGAGAAGGGGGATGGCAAAGGCATCAATGCCGGCATCGGTGCTGTCGGCAAGTTGTGCGGCGATTGCCACAAGAATCACAAGTAA
- a CDS encoding DUF971 domain-containing protein, which produces MAELWPVALRNEGDGLRIEWNDGVATFVRWQTLRENCPCASCIEERQRPPDPFRVLSPQEVAAGTPRPRSMTPVGRYAYQIVWNDGHATGIYTLERLRQLSQPLSMSSKSDAVSPPESP; this is translated from the coding sequence GTGGCGGAATTGTGGCCAGTGGCACTACGGAACGAGGGAGACGGTTTGCGGATCGAATGGAACGACGGTGTGGCTACTTTTGTGCGTTGGCAGACGTTGCGGGAGAACTGTCCTTGTGCTTCGTGCATTGAGGAACGCCAGCGCCCTCCTGATCCCTTTCGCGTCTTGTCACCTCAAGAGGTGGCAGCCGGCACGCCCCGACCTCGATCTATGACTCCCGTGGGTCGCTACGCCTACCAAATCGTTTGGAACGACGGGCATGCCACAGGAATCTACACCTTGGAGCGCCTGCGACAGTTGAGTCAACCACTGAGTATGTCCTCGAAGTCAGATGCGGTATCTCCGCCGGAGAGTCCATGA